The Oncorhynchus tshawytscha isolate Ot180627B unplaced genomic scaffold, Otsh_v2.0 Un_contig_1824_pilon_pilon, whole genome shotgun sequence genome contains the following window.
cCTGAtgttgatgtctgtgtgtgtgtgtttgatcccGCCAGGTGTGTGAGTCCATGAGGTCGTCCATGCTGGTCCTGCTCCTCATGGTCAGTGCCCAGGCAGTGGCCACCATGGGAGGGGACTTCTGCCCCCCGGTCTCCGCTCAGCAGCAAGGCCCTGCCCCCAAAAGGACCCCTAACTCTGCCCCCACTGTGGATCCCAAACTGTTCACCAAGCGACGCTACCGCTCGCCCCGCGTTCTCTTCAGTGCCCAGCCGCCCGACACGGAGCCCATGGGACGCCAGGGGTCCGGGGCCAGCAGGGCAAGGCGCAGGGTTGGTCAGCCGAAGCACCGGGGGGTGTACTCTGTGTGTGAGAGCATCAGCGTCTGGGTAGGCAACAAGACCAAGGCCACGGATATATCTGGCAACGAGGTGGAGGTGCTCCCGGACGTGAACATTAACAACGTGAAGAAAAAGCAGTACTTTTTTGAGACCACGTGCCGTGGCGCACGTGGAGGCAGCACTGGCTGCCTGGGCATCGATGGGCGACACTGGAACTCCTACTGCACCAACTCGCACACTTTTGTGCGGGCGCTGACTTCCTTCAAAAACCTGGTGGCCTGGAGACTGATCCGCATCAACGTggcctgtgtctgtgtgcttagccGAAAGTCCTGGCGACAGTGACCGTACTCTCACGGGTCATGTGGTCACTTCAGTACTGACGACAGGACCACTTGGTACTATCATATGGTCACTGCAGTACTGCAGTCCCAACCCCCCACCACCTACCCACTGAAGTGCTCTGAGACTCTGCCCCACTACAGCCCTCACCTAGCCGTCTGCACAAAGTAAATTATTGATTATGAGGACTGCA
Protein-coding sequences here:
- the ngfb gene encoding nerve growth factor; the protein is MRSSMLVLLLMVSAQAVATMGGDFCPPVSAQQQGPAPKRTPNSAPTVDPKLFTKRRYRSPRVLFSAQPPDTEPMGRQGSGASRARRRVGQPKHRGVYSVCESISVWVGNKTKATDISGNEVEVLPDVNINNVKKKQYFFETTCRGARGGSTGCLGIDGRHWNSYCTNSHTFVRALTSFKNLVAWRLIRINVACVCVLSRKSWRQ